In Phycisphaerae bacterium RAS1, the genomic window CCACGACTTTCGGCAGCGCCGCGTGCGTCTGCCACGCCGCACGGCCGGAACGAATCTCGGCGTCAAGCCGGGCGGCGGCGTTTTCGTGATAGAGCGCGTGAAAATCGCGCCCCGAAAGGAACGGTCGAACCAGCAGCCGTGCGGATTGACCCAACTCGCTGCCGCGCCAACCCAGCACAATCGCCGCCAGACCGCGCGGCACGAAAAGCTCGAATTCAATCTCCGCCCCGCCCGGCAACCGGAATCGCCAGGTGGGCCACGGTTCGTGCTCGAAGTGAACCGCGCCCGCGACGCTCGGCGGATGAACGACGCCCGGCGCGTAGCGCTGCTGACTCAGCGGCATGAGACCGTCGGGCGTCCGAAGCCACCCCTCGATCCCGTTCACCAGCATCACGCGCTCGGTCGGTGGACGCAGCGCGCTGAGCAGCAGCCCGTGATAGCGCCGCGTGCGAATGCCCGAGGCGGTGCCCGACGCGAAACCGCCCAGACCGTCCGCTTCGAGCCACTCGCGCGCTTCAAGCTCGTTCAATCTTCGCTCCTCGCAGGTTGGATGCAGGACGCAACACGCGGATCGTCCGACGTCGGAATGCGACCATACCGAGGCTGCGAGCATCCTACGCTGGAATTGAGTAGAATTTCGCCGCCATGGCACTGCTGTCATCCGACGACCTGGACCGCGTGCTTTCCGTCGTGAAGGTACGTCTCCGTGAGGCCTTGTCGCCGGTCGCCGTCTATTTTTTCGGCTCGTATGTCTATGGCACGCCGACGAACGACAGCGATCTGGACCTGATCGTGGTGGTTGAGAGCAGCGACTTGCCGCCGCATGAGCGCGATGCGCGTGCCTACCGCGCGCTTCGCGGGCTGGGCGTGCCCAAGGATGTAATGGTCTACACGCGCGCGGAGTTCGAAGAGCGCGCCGCACTACCCGTCTCGTTCGAGCGAACGGTCAAAACGCGTGGACGCCTGATCTATGCGGCCTGAAGACATCGAGATTCGGGAATGGCTGCGCAAGGCCGCCAACGACCTGCTGACGGCGAAAGCCGGACTCGAGTTACAGCCGCCGGTGACCGACACGGCTGCCTTCCATTGCCAGCAGGCCGTTGAGAAGTACCTGAAAGCCTACCTGCTCTTCCGATCTGCGCCGTTTGAGAAAACGCATGACCTGGAGATATTGGTCGATCGATGCGCACGATTGGACCCAGATTGGGAAGCACTGCGGGACGCGATCGAGCCGCTTACGGCCTACGCCGTCCGCTTCCGTTATCCGGGACCATCCGACCCGGCGGTCGATGCGGTTCTCTCCGCCCTCGCGACGGCCGAGTGTGTGGGCAAATTTCTGAAAGCACGCCTGCCTGGCCACCTGTTCAACTGAATCCATCGCCGACGGCGCAGCACGAGTCGCACCAGCCAGCGACGACTTGTACCATACCGATCAATCGGAATTGTCGCGCCCGGCACCGGGCCTGCGGCGCAAACGCAAGACTGCTTCCGCGCGGCGCCGCCGCCCGGCAACGGAACAACGTCATGTTCGATCTTTCCGGCCGTCACGCCCTCGTCTGCGGCAGCTCGCAAGGCATCGGCCGCGCGTCGGCCGAGCTGCTGGCCCGCTGCGGCGCGCGAATCACGCTGCTGGCCCGCGACGAAGCCGCGCTTGCCGAGGTCTGCCGCGGACTGCACGCGGTGAAGGGAACCGCGCACGCCTTTCGGGCCGCCGACTTTCGCCGCCCCGAAGACGTCCGTCGCACCGCCGCCGAGATCGTCGAGCAGGTCGGCCCGGTCGAAATCCTGGTGAACAACACCGGCGGCCCGTCGAGCGGGCCGATTCTCGACGCCCGGCCCGAGGCGTTCCTCGAAGCCGCCACCATGCACATCGCCTGCAACCAGTTGCTGGTGCAGACCTGCGTGCCCGGCATGAGGCAGCGCGGCTACGGACGGATTATCAACATCATCTCAACCTCCGTGAAACAGCCGATCCCGGGCCTGGGCGTGTCCAACACCACCCGCTGGGCCGTCGCGGCATGGGCCAAGACGCTCGCCGGCGAGCTGGGGCCGTTCGGCATCACGGTGAACAACGTACTGCCCGGCTTTACCTCGACCGCCCGGCTGCGCTCGCTCTTCGAAGCGCGCTCCAGACGCGAAGGCATCCCGGTCGAGCAGATCGAGGCCACCGCGAAAGCCGAGATCCCGTTGCGGCGGTTTGCCACGCCGGAGGAAATCGCCGCCGGAGTCGTCTTCCTCGCCTCGCCGGCGGCGTCGTACGTGAATGGAATTAACCTGCCGGTCGACGGCGGGAGGCTGAGCACGCTGTGAGTGCAGAATGGCGAATATCCGTCCGAACCCGCCGCGCCGAGCGGCGGGGTGACGTCAGCGGCCCGGGGGGCGCCGATCGCTAACGACCGTTAACCCGCCGCTTGGCGCGGCGGGTTCGGAAAAACGCCGCCGATCGCAACGTCTATCGGGATGCGCCCGGCGGCGCCCGCGGACGGCTGAAGATGAGGAACCCGCATGCAGACCATCGGCAATTACATCAACGGCGAAATCGTCGCTCCTGCGGGCGGGGCGTTTCTCGATAACGTTGAACCCGCGACCGGACAGGTCTACTCGCAAGTACCTGACAGCGACGAACGCGACGTCTCGGCGGCGATCGAGGCTGCGCAAGCCGCCTTCGCGACATGGTCCACGACGCCCGCCGAGAAACGCTGCGCCGCGCTGCTGCGCATCGCCGACCTGCTCGAAGCCAACCTGGAAGCTTTCGCCCGCGCCGAATCAGTGGATACCGGCAAGCCCATCACTCGCGCCCGCGTGCTCGAAATCCCGCGCGCCGTGAAAAACTTCCGTTTCTTCGCCAGCGCCATCCTGCACGAACGCTCTGACCTGCACGTGATGGATCGCGACGCGATCAACTACACGCTTCGCCGCCCGCGCGGCGTCTGCGGCCTGATCTCGCCCTGGAACCTGCCGCTCTACCTGCTGACGTGGAAGGTCGCACCCGCCCTGGCGGTCGGCGCCACCGCGGTCGCCAAGCCGTCGGAACTCACGCCGATGACCGCCCATCTGCTGGCGCAGATCTGCATGCAGGCCGGATTGCCGCCCGGCGTCCTGAACATCGTCCACGGCAACGGCCCCAGGGCCGGCGCCGCCCTGGTCGCCGACCCGCGCGTCAGCACGATCAGCTTCACCGGCGGCACGCGCACCGGCGGCGACATCGCGCGCGTCGCGGCGCCGCTGCTGAAAAAGCTATCACTCGAGCTCGGCGGAAAAAACCCGACCATCGTCTTCGCCGACGCCGACCCGGACGCCATCGACGGCAGCGTGCAGGCCGCCTTTTCGAACCAGGGCCAGATCTGCCTGTGCGGCTCGCGGCTGTTTGTTGAGGAAGCGATCTACCGTGCGTTCGTTGAGCGCTTTGTCGAGAAGACGCGGCAGTTGCGCCTCGGCGATCCGCTGGACGAGGCCACGCAGCAGGGTGCGCTGGTCTCCGCCGCTCACCGGGACAAGGTCGAGTCCTACGTGCAGCTCGCCCGCGCCGAGCGCGGCCGCATTCTCTGCGGCGGCCATCGCCCGACCGACCTGAGCGACCGCTGCGGCGGCGGCTACTTCTTCGAGCCGACCGTCATTGTCGATCTGCCGGCGTCGTGCCGCGTGAATCAGGAGGAAATCTTCGGCCCGGTCGTCTCGATCATTCCGTTCGTCGACGAGCGCGACGTGATCACCGCCGCCAACGGCGTTCCGTACGGCCTGTCGGCCTCGATCTGGACCAGCAACCTGTCGCGCGCCCACCGTGTCGCGGACCAGCTCGCGGCGGGAACGGTATGGGTGAATTGCTGGCTGGTGCGCGACCTGCGCGTGCCCTTCGGCGGCACGAAGCAAAGCGGCGTCGGCCGCGAAGGCGGCGACGAGGCGCTGCGGTTCTTCACCGAGCCGAAAAACGTGTGCATCCGCACGCCGTCGAATTGAACCACGGAGGCACGGAGACACGGAGACGTAGCGTCGGCCCTCAGTGGCTGACGAGACGTCAATGCGTCTTTCCATGCATCGTCGGCCACTGAGGGCCGACGCTACGGTTTTCTCCGTGACTGCGTGACTCCGTGGTTGTCCTGGAATTGACGAGCAAGCCCCATGAAAACCATCATCGAACCCTTCCGCATCAAGGTCGTCGAGCCCATCCGGATGACGACGCGCGCGGAGCGCGAGCAGCTCCTGAAAGCCGCCTTCTTCAACGTGTTCCTCATCCACGCCGACGACGTCCTCATCGACCTGCTGACGGACTCCGGCACGGGCGCCATGAGCAGCCTGCAATGGGCGGGCGTGATGCGCGGCGACGAGTCCTACGCCGGCGCCCGAAGCTGGTTTGCCCTCGAATCGAAGATCCGCGAGCTGACCGGATTCCAGCACATTCTCCCCACGCACCAGGGACGCGCCAGCGAGCGCATTCTCTTCGAGCTGGTCGGCGGACCCGGCAAGATCGTCCCCAACAACAGCCACTTCGACACCACGCGCGCCAACGTCGAGCACTCCGGCGCCAAGGCCGTCGACCTCGTCATCGAGGAGGGCCGCCACCCGCGCACGCGCCACCCGTTCAAGGGAAACATGGATTTGGCGGCGCTCGAACGCCTGATTGTCGAAAACGGCGGCGGCTCGGCTTCGGCCGAGACGCTGCGGCGGCGCATCCCGCTGGTCATGCTCACCGTCACGAACAACAGCGGCGGCGGCCAGCCGGTCAGCCTGGAGAACATCCGCGCGGTCCGCGCTCTGTGCGATCGCTACAAGCTGCCTTTTTTTCTCGACGCCTGCCGCTTCGCCGAGAATGCCTATTTCATCAAGCTGCGCGAGCCCGGCCAGCAGGACCGCTCCGTCCGCGACATCGTGCGCGAGATGTTCGACCTGTGCGACGGTGCGACGATCAGCGCCAAGAAAGACGGCCTGGTGAACATCGGCGGCCTGCTCCTGCTGCGCGACGCCGACCTGGTCCGCCGCGCGGACGAGCTCCTGATCCTCACTGAGGGCTTCCTGACCTACGGCGGGCTGGCGGGCCGCGACCTGGAAGCCATGGCGCAGGGATTTGAGGAAGTCGTTCACGAAGACTATCTGCAATACCGCATTCGCAGCACGGCCTACCTCGGCGAGCGGCTGCTATCGGCCGGCGTGCAGATTGTCGAGCCGCCCGGCGGGCACGCGATCTACATCGACGCGGCGGCGTTCTGCCCGCATATTCCGCCGGAGCAATTTCCGGGGCAGGCGCTGGTCTGCGGCCTGTACCGGCAGGCCGGGATCCGTGCGGTCGAGATCGGCAGCGTGATGTTCGGCAAAGGCGGCCGGCGTCCGCCGATGGAACTGGTGCGGTTGGCCATCCCGCGGCGCGTATACACGCAAAGCCACATTGACTACGTGATCGAGGCGATCCACGAGCTATTCGACCAGCGGCACACGCTCCGCGGGCTGGAAATCGTCGAGGAGCCGCCCTCGCTGCGGCATTTCACCGCCCGCTTTCGCGAGCTGTAGGAGCTATCCCCAAGCTCTTTCCGAGCCGCGACCCGCCGCGCCAAGCGGCGGGTTGACGATCGTAGGCGAGGGGCGCCGCACAGGGCCGGACGTCACCCCGCCGCTTGGCGCGGCGGGTTCTGAAGGGCAGCCTACGTCACCTTGCTACGGTTAGAAGCTCGTTCACGAGAGCGGGCTGAATCTCAGCGAGCCGCGAAACGACCCGATGAGCGCCGGCGGCGGCCAGCGTGGCTGGTGCGTGCGTTCCGGCCAGCGCCGCCACGCGCATGCCGGCCGCCAGGGCCGCCTCGACCCCGACGGGCGCGTCTTCGATCACCAGGCACTGGCGCGGCGGGACACCGAGCCGCTCCGCCGCCCCGAGGAACACGTCCGGCGCCGGCTTGCCGCGCGGGACGTCGAAGCTGTTCACGGCGGCTGCGAAGAAGGGCCGCAGGCGCGTCTCATCCAGCACCAGGTTCATGTTCGCCGGCGGTCCGGACGTGGCGACAGCCAGGACGAACGCGGCCTGCGCCAGAGCGGCCAGCACCTCGCGCGCGCCGATCATGAGCGGCACCATGCCGGTGATCAGCTCGCGGTAGATCGCCTCCTTCTCGTCGTCGAGCGCGCTGACGCGGTCCGGGCTGACGTCTCCCCAGAGCTGCCGGATGATCTCGCGGCTGGCCATGCCGAACGTGCCGGAAAACTGCTGGTCGCTGATGTTCAGGCCGTGGCGGCGGGCGAGCATCTGCCAGCTTGCCTTGTGCGCCGGGCCGCTGGCCACGAGCACGCCGTCCATATCAAAGATCACCGCCTGCTTCATCGCGTCTCCTCTCGCGGGCAATGAGCCGTCCGGATGGCGCGGCTGACGCCGATAGGTGCGTAGCATGCCGCCATCATCAGCCAGCCGACGGCGCCCATCGTCAGCAGCGACAGCGGCCAGGGGCCGAAATAGTCGTACAGCGACGCCCGTTTCGGCGGGCCGCAAAGATACATGTAGTTGGCGTCCAGGAGCCAGTCGGCCGCGGCCACGGGAACGGCGGCGAAAATGGTAATGACAAAGCAGCGGGTGGCCGACCCGGGTCGCGGCCGCAGGCCCAATCCGAAGGTCATCGCCAGCACGGCGACGACGATGCCGCCGTGCATGATGAAGAAGTGGAAGAACTCCGGCGTCGGAAACGGGTCGGTGATTTCAGGCGTAATCAGTCCCTGCGACGTGCCGGCCAGCCCCCAGTAGTAGGCAAGCTCGAAGGCGGCCGGGCGCGGCCGGGCGCGGGACGATTCGACCAGCGCCCACGCCGTCGCGTAAACCGCGAGATCGCAGAGATGGAGCGGCAGCGAGGTCCTGATGTCGAAGACGCCGCGGGTGAGCTCCCCCGCCGTGCCGGAGACATCGTTGACGACCAGGAGCGCGGCCAGACCGCCGCACAGGGCGCGCCGCAGGTTCACTCCGGCGTCACCCGGCGTGCGGCCGACGGCCCGAAGCACCAGGCACAACGCCGCCGCCACCGACGCGACGGCGAGCAGCACGCCGACGTGGTCGCGTCCGAATACGGTCAGCGGCGAGGGGTTTGCAGGCATTGCGCTCAGAATAGTCGCCGGACCGGGCGCGTGCGACGCTTCGCCGCCGATGCTCGTTGCGGTTGTTGATGTCCCTCGCGCGGCTGCCCGATATACACGACGAAATGGGGCGCACTCTCGCGCAAGGACTGCCGGTATGAACGTTCAGGATGCGATCTTCCGTTGGGCGGCCGTTCAGCCGGCGCTGGTCGGGCTGGTCATTTTCGGCGCGGGGACGGCGTATGCGTTCTTCGGTTGCTATCTTTACCCGGCGCTGCTGGCCGTGTCGTGCGGACTGATCGGCTGGATTGGCGGGGGCCTGGGCGCGGAAGCGTTGCAGGCGCCGCATGACGTGGTGGGTATCGTCGCCGGCGTGGTCTTCGCGGGAATGGCGATCGGCTGGCAGAAGCCGATGACGGCGTTGGCCAGCACGGTGACATGGGGGCTGCTCGCGCACTACCTGACTTACCAGTTTCGCGTGCCGCCGATGGGCGTGCTGATTGCGGCGGGGCTGTTTGCCGCGCTTGGATTGACGCTCTCGGTGCTCTGTTTCCGGACGATGCGCGTGGTGCTCACCGTGCTGCACGGCGCCGCGCTGCTCGTGGTGGGGTTCGTTTCACTGTCGTCGCAGTTGCTGCCGTCGCTGGGTTCCACGTTCCGCGGCATTGCGTCCAGCGAGGCCTTCGTGGTGCCAATGCTGATGGGCATGGTGGTTGCGGCCGCGTACTCATACCAGGCGATGTGTCAGCAGGGCGGCATTCGCACCGGGACCTAACAGGTCGCTAATCAGCCATAGCGTCGGCCCTCTGTGGCCGACGGCGTGTCGAAAACTCACTTGAGTACACCGTCGGCCGCGGAGTGCCGACGCTACACTCAACAGACCAGCAGGATGTTGAGCACGCGGCGCAGCAGAAACGTGCACGCCAGCACCACGGGGAAGGCGGTCACGGCCACGGCCCACTTGGCCAGGCGCAGCCCGCGCTGCGGGTGACGACGGCCGATGAACTCGCAGATGCACACGACGAGACTCACCAACCCGCCCTTGTAGATCGCCGACCCGGCGACGCCGAATCGCTGAATGACCCAATCGGCCAGGATGTTCACCTCGCGTCCGCCGTCGAGATGCAGGATGACCCAGGTCAGCAGCAGGTCCAGCCCGGCGAGGAACACGAACCAGGTATAGGGCCCCGGGTAGAGCACGGGGCTCCAGAGCATGTCGGGGGTGAAACCGCGCTCGGTGTCGGTGAGGGCGGCGCCGTCGCCGGCGGCGAGCGGAACGAGCGGTCCGGGATTGTCCGTGCGCAATTCCACGCGACGCAGCCCCTGTAGACGCCTGTATTGTAACGACGAGTGTGAAGGGGCCATGGCGTCAATTATTCCGGCGAGTTTCCTGTCGAATTTCGTCGAGTGCGGCGATTGTCCGAACCCGCCGCGCCAAGCGGCGGGGTGACGTCCGGGGGCGTTTGCGGCGGCGCGTCGTGGATGGCGTCGGCCGCCGTACGCACATCACCCCGCCGCTTGGCGCGGCGGGTTCGGAAATCAAAAACCGCCCGCTCGGAAAACACAGGCACTCAGGGCAGCTGTCGCCGGATCGATCGCTCGCGATTCCGCAGCGCTCGGCATACGATCGCGGCGCTGGAGCGGATCATGACCAACGCCGACGTCGCACGGGTTTTCACCGAAGTCGCCGACCTGATGGAGATCAAGGGTGAGGACGGTTTCCGCGTCAACTCATATCGCCGAGTCGCTCGCACGATCGACGGCCTGACCACGGAAGTCCGCGAACTGGCCGCCCGGCCGGGGGAGCTGGAGAAGCTGCCCGGCATCGGCAAGGGCTCCGCGACCAAGATCCAGGAGCTGCTCAAGACCGGCCGGCTGACGCTGCGCGATGAGCTCACCGCCGAGGTGCCCGAGTCGCTGCTGACGCTGCGCGCGATTCCCGGCGTCGGCCCGAAGAAGATCGCCATGCTGTGGCGCGAGCGCGGCGTGACGACGCTGGAGCAGCTCAAAGCCGCGATTGACGGCGGACAACTGGCGGGCATCAAAGGCGTAGGCGACAAGATGATCGAGCAGATGCGGCGCGGGCTGGAATTCGCCGCGACCGCCGGCCGCCGGACGCGGCTGGGGCGGGCGTGGGAACTGGCAGAAGAGCTGAAATTCGCGGTCGCCGAGCTTGCGGGCGTGAAGCGCGTCGAGCACGCCGGCTCGCTGCGGCGCGGGGTCGAGACCGTTGGAGACCTCGATCTGCTGTGCGTGGCGGACGACGGCGGAGCGGTGGTTGCGGGGTTTGTAAAGCTGTCGCAGGTGTCGCAGGTGCTCGTCGCCGGGGAAACGAAGGGGTCCGTGGTGATTGAGTACCGGCCGGGGCGGCAGATTCAGGTCGATCTGCGCGTCGTGCCGGGTGAATCCTTTGGGGCGGCGTGGCAGTATTTCACGGGCAGCAAGGAGCACAACGTCCGCCTGCGCGAGCGGGCGCAGAAGCGCGCCTGGAGCCTCAATGAGTACGGTCTGACCGACGGGAAGAAGGTGATCGCCTCGCGCAGCGAGGAGGAAATCTACGCCGCGCTCGATCTGCCGTGGATTCCGCCGGAGCTGCGCGAGGACCGCGGCGAGCTGGATCTGAAGAAAGTCCCGGAGGACCTGCTGAAGTTGAGCGATATCCGCGGCGATCTGCACATGCACACGAGCGCCAGCGACGGCACGCTGTCGATCGAGGAGACCATCGCCGCCGCCAAGGCGCGCGGCTATGAGTACATCTGCATCACGGACCACTCGCAAAGCAGCGTCGTGGCCAACGGGCTGACGCCGCAGCGGCTGGAGGCGCACGTGGCCGCGGTGCGGACCGCGGCGAAAAAGGTCCGCGGCATCACCGTGTGGGTCGGGGCGGAGGTGGACATTTTGAAGGACCGGCTGGACTACTCCGACGAACTGCTGGAGAAGCTGGATTTCGTGGTCGCCTCGGTCCACGCCGGCATGAGCCACGATGCAGCCGCCAACACGCGCCGCACGCTGACGGCGATTGAAAACCGGTTCGTCAATCTCATCGCGCATCCCACGGGCCGG contains:
- a CDS encoding Nucleotidyltransferase domain protein yields the protein MALLSSDDLDRVLSVVKVRLREALSPVAVYFFGSYVYGTPTNDSDLDLIVVVESSDLPPHERDARAYRALRGLGVPKDVMVYTRAEFEERAALPVSFERTVKTRGRLIYAA
- the polX gene encoding DNA polymerase/3'-5' exonuclease PolX, with product MTNADVARVFTEVADLMEIKGEDGFRVNSYRRVARTIDGLTTEVRELAARPGELEKLPGIGKGSATKIQELLKTGRLTLRDELTAEVPESLLTLRAIPGVGPKKIAMLWRERGVTTLEQLKAAIDGGQLAGIKGVGDKMIEQMRRGLEFAATAGRRTRLGRAWELAEELKFAVAELAGVKRVEHAGSLRRGVETVGDLDLLCVADDGGAVVAGFVKLSQVSQVLVAGETKGSVVIEYRPGRQIQVDLRVVPGESFGAAWQYFTGSKEHNVRLRERAQKRAWSLNEYGLTDGKKVIASRSEEEIYAALDLPWIPPELREDRGELDLKKVPEDLLKLSDIRGDLHMHTSASDGTLSIEETIAAAKARGYEYICITDHSQSSVVANGLTPQRLEAHVAAVRTAAKKVRGITVWVGAEVDILKDRLDYSDELLEKLDFVVASVHAGMSHDAAANTRRTLTAIENRFVNLIAHPTGRLINRREPMPLEMDTVIAAAVRTGTALEINANPLRLDLKDHHVRMAREAGATICIDCDAHSTPDFDNMHFGVTTARRAWTRKGEVLNARGADEVREFVKRKRRRT
- the ycjU gene encoding Beta-phosphoglucomutase encodes the protein MKQAVIFDMDGVLVASGPAHKASWQMLARRHGLNISDQQFSGTFGMASREIIRQLWGDVSPDRVSALDDEKEAIYRELITGMVPLMIGAREVLAALAQAAFVLAVATSGPPANMNLVLDETRLRPFFAAAVNSFDVPRGKPAPDVFLGAAERLGVPPRQCLVIEDAPVGVEAALAAGMRVAALAGTHAPATLAAAGAHRVVSRLAEIQPALVNELLTVAR
- a CDS encoding Integral membrane protein; protein product: MPANPSPLTVFGRDHVGVLLAVASVAAALCLVLRAVGRTPGDAGVNLRRALCGGLAALLVVNDVSGTAGELTRGVFDIRTSLPLHLCDLAVYATAWALVESSRARPRPAAFELAYYWGLAGTSQGLITPEITDPFPTPEFFHFFIMHGGIVVAVLAMTFGLGLRPRPGSATRCFVITIFAAVPVAAADWLLDANYMYLCGPPKRASLYDYFGPWPLSLLTMGAVGWLMMAACYAPIGVSRAIRTAHCPREETR
- a CDS encoding HEPN domain protein, translated to MRPEDIEIREWLRKAANDLLTAKAGLELQPPVTDTAAFHCQQAVEKYLKAYLLFRSAPFEKTHDLEILVDRCARLDPDWEALRDAIEPLTAYAVRFRYPGPSDPAVDAVLSALATAECVGKFLKARLPGHLFN
- the tpl_2 gene encoding Tyrosine phenol-lyase, coding for MKTIIEPFRIKVVEPIRMTTRAEREQLLKAAFFNVFLIHADDVLIDLLTDSGTGAMSSLQWAGVMRGDESYAGARSWFALESKIRELTGFQHILPTHQGRASERILFELVGGPGKIVPNNSHFDTTRANVEHSGAKAVDLVIEEGRHPRTRHPFKGNMDLAALERLIVENGGGSASAETLRRRIPLVMLTVTNNSGGGQPVSLENIRAVRALCDRYKLPFFLDACRFAENAYFIKLREPGQQDRSVRDIVREMFDLCDGATISAKKDGLVNIGGLLLLRDADLVRRADELLILTEGFLTYGGLAGRDLEAMAQGFEEVVHEDYLQYRIRSTAYLGERLLSAGVQIVEPPGGHAIYIDAAAFCPHIPPEQFPGQALVCGLYRQAGIRAVEIGSVMFGKGGRRPPMELVRLAIPRRVYTQSHIDYVIEAIHELFDQRHTLRGLEIVEEPPSLRHFTARFREL
- the amnC gene encoding 2-aminomuconic 6-semialdehyde dehydrogenase: MQTIGNYINGEIVAPAGGAFLDNVEPATGQVYSQVPDSDERDVSAAIEAAQAAFATWSTTPAEKRCAALLRIADLLEANLEAFARAESVDTGKPITRARVLEIPRAVKNFRFFASAILHERSDLHVMDRDAINYTLRRPRGVCGLISPWNLPLYLLTWKVAPALAVGATAVAKPSELTPMTAHLLAQICMQAGLPPGVLNIVHGNGPRAGAALVADPRVSTISFTGGTRTGGDIARVAAPLLKKLSLELGGKNPTIVFADADPDAIDGSVQAAFSNQGQICLCGSRLFVEEAIYRAFVERFVEKTRQLRLGDPLDEATQQGALVSAAHRDKVESYVQLARAERGRILCGGHRPTDLSDRCGGGYFFEPTVIVDLPASCRVNQEEIFGPVVSIIPFVDERDVITAANGVPYGLSASIWTSNLSRAHRVADQLAAGTVWVNCWLVRDLRVPFGGTKQSGVGREGGDEALRFFTEPKNVCIRTPSN
- the fabG_1 gene encoding 3-oxoacyl-[acyl-carrier-protein] reductase FabG, with translation MFDLSGRHALVCGSSQGIGRASAELLARCGARITLLARDEAALAEVCRGLHAVKGTAHAFRAADFRRPEDVRRTAAEIVEQVGPVEILVNNTGGPSSGPILDARPEAFLEAATMHIACNQLLVQTCVPGMRQRGYGRIINIISTSVKQPIPGLGVSNTTRWAVAAWAKTLAGELGPFGITVNNVLPGFTSTARLRSLFEARSRREGIPVEQIEATAKAEIPLRRFATPEEIAAGVVFLASPAASYVNGINLPVDGGRLSTL